In a single window of the Subtercola sp. PAMC28395 genome:
- a CDS encoding polymer-forming cytoskeletal protein → MTTAQKYEFTGVEKINIFGVTVKQIRATEDIPRTSVKKGDLGGWIESEQLTNGDARVSGDAWVSGDARVSGDAWVYGDARVSGDAWVYGDAQVYGNARVSGNARVSGDAWVSGDAWVSGDARVSGDAWVSGDARVSGDAQVYGNARVYGDAWVYGDARVYGDARVYGNARVESREHCIVVGPIGSEGVTATLFRTKNGKHILNVGCWSGTLGTLSAEVKRRRESWRADEATQDRWAAQYKALKALGLATVTAWETTEVTI, encoded by the coding sequence ATGACCACCGCACAGAAGTACGAGTTCACTGGCGTCGAGAAGATCAACATCTTCGGCGTCACCGTAAAGCAGATCCGCGCCACAGAAGACATCCCCCGCACGTCCGTGAAAAAAGGTGACCTTGGCGGGTGGATCGAAAGTGAGCAGTTGACAAACGGCGACGCTCGGGTCTCCGGCGACGCTTGGGTCTCCGGCGACGCTCGGGTCTCCGGCGACGCTTGGGTCTACGGCGACGCTCGGGTCTCCGGCGACGCTTGGGTCTACGGCGACGCTCAGGTCTACGGCAACGCTCGGGTCTCCGGCAACGCTCGGGTCTCCGGCGACGCTTGGGTCTCCGGCGACGCTTGGGTCTCCGGAGACGCTCGGGTCTCCGGCGACGCTTGGGTCTCCGGCGACGCTCGGGTCTCCGGCGACGCTCAGGTCTACGGCAACGCTCGGGTCTACGGCGACGCTTGGGTCTACGGCGACGCTCGGGTCTACGGCGACGCTCGGGTCTACGGCAACGCTCGGGTCGAGTCGCGTGAGCACTGCATCGTCGTGGGTCCAATCGGCTCCGAAGGTGTTACCGCGACACTCTTTCGAACGAAGAACGGCAAGCACATCCTCAACGTGGGGTGCTGGTCGGGAACGCTAGGCACCCTCTCTGCTGAGGTGAAACGTCGCCGCGAGTCGTGGCGTGCCGATGAGGCCACGCAGGACAGGTGGGCGGCGCAGTACAAGGCCCTGAAAGCGCTTGGCCTTGCGACCGTGACCGCGTGGGAAACCACAGAGGTGACCATCTAA
- a CDS encoding AAA family ATPase, which yields MSLRIVNLKADNYKRIRAVDITPEGNVVFIGGRNAQGKTSVLDAIWAALAGGEASKATQQPIRDGQDTAVVTLDLGEYIVTRRWTKDDSGTLTVTAADGAKYSSPQKLLDEVIGARAFDPLAFTRLSGRDQVAALTSLVELPFDPAQLERERVGIFETRTEASRAVKQIEGQLAGITKPEDDTPTTEVSLSELVEAFEAAQAQNLEFDRRVADAERTQSKREECERVIASLTQQLAGAQSDLVTLRSVEERAGLSVTQAERVDSSEISARMATVEATNATIREGQEWVRVNGRLLTKRQEVTQYTVALHAIEKRKADALAAVSFPVAGFSFDQTGVTFKGIPFSQASSAEQLRVSVGLAMAANPKLRVLRILDGSLLDADSMALIAEMASENDYQVWVEVVDQTGTVGITIEDGAVVA from the coding sequence ATGTCTCTCCGTATTGTGAATTTGAAGGCTGACAACTACAAGCGCATCCGTGCCGTCGACATCACCCCCGAGGGGAATGTGGTGTTCATAGGTGGTCGGAACGCGCAAGGTAAAACGTCAGTGCTTGATGCGATCTGGGCTGCCCTCGCGGGCGGTGAAGCGTCGAAAGCTACACAGCAGCCGATCCGTGACGGCCAAGACACCGCCGTCGTGACATTGGATCTCGGTGAGTACATTGTTACCCGCCGTTGGACGAAGGATGACTCCGGCACACTCACGGTCACGGCCGCGGATGGTGCGAAGTACTCGTCGCCACAGAAACTACTTGACGAGGTGATAGGCGCCCGCGCATTCGATCCGCTCGCTTTCACACGCCTTTCTGGTCGCGATCAGGTTGCCGCGCTGACTTCCCTCGTAGAATTGCCGTTCGATCCTGCGCAATTGGAACGCGAACGGGTCGGGATCTTCGAAACACGCACGGAAGCATCCCGTGCAGTGAAGCAGATTGAAGGGCAACTCGCTGGTATTACCAAGCCTGAGGATGACACACCAACCACGGAAGTATCTCTATCTGAGTTGGTCGAGGCGTTCGAGGCGGCGCAGGCACAGAACCTCGAATTTGACCGGCGTGTAGCGGACGCTGAACGTACGCAGTCGAAGCGTGAGGAATGCGAACGGGTTATCGCATCACTGACGCAACAACTCGCCGGGGCGCAGTCTGATCTGGTCACGCTGAGAAGCGTCGAAGAACGTGCCGGATTATCGGTCACTCAGGCCGAGCGGGTGGACTCGTCCGAGATCAGTGCCCGCATGGCAACGGTTGAGGCGACGAACGCGACGATCCGTGAGGGTCAGGAGTGGGTGAGAGTCAACGGGCGGCTGCTCACGAAACGGCAGGAGGTCACTCAGTACACGGTGGCGTTGCATGCGATTGAGAAGCGGAAAGCTGATGCTCTCGCCGCCGTGTCGTTCCCTGTCGCCGGTTTCTCTTTCGATCAGACGGGGGTGACATTCAAGGGCATCCCGTTCTCGCAAGCCTCATCTGCTGAGCAATTACGTGTCTCAGTCGGTCTGGCGATGGCCGCGAACCCGAAACTCCGTGTGCTCCGCATCCTCGACGGCTCTCTGCTCGACGCCGACTCTATGGCACTGATCGCTGAGATGGCGTCCGAAAACGATTACCAGGTGTGGGTTGAGGTAGTCGACCAGACAGGAACGGTCGGTATCACGATCGAAGATGGCGCGGTTGTCGCATGA
- a CDS encoding TrmH family RNA methyltransferase, with translation MNVVEVTELSDPRLADYSHLTDVALRKARSSEFGLYLAESALVLERAVGAGHVPRSVLALGGSLDEAVAALGPWAETVPIFVGPGELLAELTGYILHRGIIASMNRPLLQPVGDVLQDARLVVVLENVADPTNVGAIFRSVGAVGADAVLVTPRCSDPFYRRAIRVSMGTVLQVPWTRSGDWDTLEPQLRTTGFHIAALALSPDAVSLRDFARDFPHTDGQPGKLALVLGAEGDGLTDSALAAADTIVSIPMAHGIDSLNVAAASAVALWAVSG, from the coding sequence GTGAACGTCGTCGAAGTCACCGAGCTCAGCGACCCGCGGCTGGCCGACTACTCGCACCTGACCGATGTCGCCCTGCGCAAGGCCCGCAGCAGCGAATTCGGGCTGTACCTGGCCGAATCTGCCCTCGTGCTCGAGCGGGCAGTGGGTGCGGGGCACGTGCCCCGGTCGGTTCTCGCCCTCGGCGGCTCGCTCGACGAAGCCGTTGCTGCCCTCGGACCCTGGGCGGAGACGGTACCGATCTTCGTCGGCCCCGGTGAGCTGCTCGCTGAGCTGACCGGCTACATTCTGCATCGCGGGATCATCGCATCGATGAACCGGCCGCTCCTCCAGCCCGTGGGCGATGTGCTGCAGGATGCCCGACTCGTCGTTGTGCTCGAGAACGTGGCCGACCCCACCAACGTCGGGGCGATCTTCCGTTCCGTCGGCGCCGTCGGAGCCGACGCCGTGCTCGTCACGCCTCGCTGCTCCGATCCGTTCTACCGCCGCGCGATCCGCGTGAGCATGGGTACCGTTCTGCAGGTGCCGTGGACGAGGTCTGGCGACTGGGACACCCTGGAACCCCAGCTGAGAACGACCGGATTCCACATCGCTGCTCTCGCCCTGTCGCCCGACGCGGTGTCACTTCGGGACTTTGCCCGCGATTTCCCACACACAGATGGGCAGCCAGGCAAGCTCGCCCTCGTGCTCGGTGCAGAGGGTGACGGGCTGACCGACAGCGCGCTGGCTGCGGCAGACACGATCGTGAGCATCCCGATGGCGCACGGCATCGACTCCCTGAACGTGGCAGCGGCGAGTGCGGTGGCGCTCTGGGCTGTCTCCGGCTGA
- a CDS encoding ABC transporter ATP-binding protein, with translation MSTAESRATAGASRTSAASPRGRSRGGRGRRDADNGPRAKFADLLPYLLEHKKVLALVIGLSILGAAASLAQPLLVSQVITQVTAGNPLNGLVWLLVVLVVLSGLISGFQHYLLQRTGEGVVLSSRKQLVRRMLNLPIREFDTRRTGDLVSRVGSDTTLLRAVLTQGLVDALGGSLVFVGALIAMLIIDPVLLGLTVLVVGVSIVVVVLLSARIRVASRQAQEKVGDLAASVERAISAVRTVRAANATEREIRAVEKDAEGAWAMGIKVAKISALVVPVAGIAMQVAFLTVIGVGGYRVASGAITIASLVSFILFLFMMIMPLGQAFGAFTSVNSALGALGRIQEIITLPSEGEFDRELAPLASNAEVSTAAFARAAASTPIAVEFDGVEFAYTEGAVPGDGAPDAQGVLSGPGTTLLAAHEPAAGGAGVVGPGASPRATSADTTGALNDVPGEVPGDFPDESQGTSAGESLSALPGESAGDDSAEPSSAASYLADSGARGGPGAGVGSPGTGEPGIRNTTVLRGVSFSVPRGKRVALVGPSGAGKSTILALIERFYDPTSGVIRVGGTDIRQLDREALRAQIGYVEQDAPVLAGSIRSNLLLASPAATDEECVAVLTAVNLLEVLERSPEGLDAAVGEEGVMLSGGERQRLAIARALLAAPPILLLDESTSSLDGLNEQMLREAIDAVAENRTLIVIAHRLSTVVDSDVIIVLDHGSVVGVGTHSELVVSTPLYRELAKRQLLV, from the coding sequence ATGAGCACAGCAGAATCACGGGCCACCGCAGGCGCAAGCCGCACGAGCGCAGCCAGCCCACGGGGTCGCAGCCGGGGCGGGCGCGGCAGGCGCGACGCCGACAACGGCCCGCGCGCGAAGTTCGCAGACCTGCTGCCCTACCTGCTCGAGCACAAGAAGGTTCTCGCGCTCGTGATCGGGCTGAGCATCCTCGGGGCCGCGGCCAGCCTCGCCCAGCCGCTGCTCGTGAGCCAGGTCATCACCCAGGTCACGGCAGGCAACCCGCTGAATGGGCTCGTCTGGCTGCTGGTGGTTCTCGTCGTGCTGTCTGGTCTCATCAGCGGCTTTCAGCACTACCTGCTGCAGCGCACCGGCGAGGGCGTCGTGCTGTCGAGCCGCAAGCAGCTGGTGCGCCGGATGCTGAACCTCCCCATCCGCGAATTCGACACCCGTCGCACGGGTGACCTGGTCTCCCGCGTCGGCTCCGACACAACCCTGCTGCGAGCCGTGCTCACGCAGGGGCTTGTCGATGCCCTCGGAGGATCGCTGGTCTTCGTCGGCGCGCTCATCGCGATGCTCATCATCGACCCCGTGCTGCTCGGGCTCACCGTTCTCGTGGTGGGCGTGTCGATCGTGGTAGTTGTGCTGCTTTCGGCGCGCATCCGTGTGGCCAGCCGCCAGGCGCAGGAGAAGGTCGGCGACCTCGCAGCGAGTGTCGAGCGGGCCATCAGCGCCGTTCGCACGGTTCGCGCGGCCAACGCCACCGAGCGGGAGATCCGGGCCGTCGAGAAAGACGCAGAGGGCGCCTGGGCGATGGGCATCAAGGTCGCGAAGATCTCGGCCCTCGTGGTCCCGGTCGCCGGGATCGCCATGCAGGTGGCCTTCCTCACCGTGATCGGCGTCGGCGGGTACCGGGTTGCCAGTGGAGCGATCACCATCGCGTCACTGGTGTCGTTCATCCTGTTCCTGTTCATGATGATCATGCCCCTCGGCCAGGCTTTCGGGGCGTTCACCTCGGTCAACTCCGCCCTCGGTGCGCTGGGCCGCATCCAGGAGATCATCACACTGCCGAGTGAGGGTGAATTCGACCGCGAGCTCGCCCCTCTTGCGAGCAACGCCGAAGTGAGCACCGCCGCGTTCGCCCGCGCCGCCGCGAGCACGCCGATCGCGGTGGAGTTCGACGGCGTCGAGTTTGCGTACACGGAAGGTGCGGTGCCGGGTGACGGCGCTCCCGACGCGCAGGGCGTGCTGTCGGGGCCCGGCACCACGCTGCTCGCCGCGCACGAGCCGGCCGCCGGGGGCGCCGGCGTGGTCGGCCCGGGCGCCAGCCCTCGCGCCACATCTGCAGACACAACCGGCGCCCTGAACGACGTGCCCGGCGAGGTACCCGGCGATTTCCCCGACGAATCTCAGGGCACATCTGCTGGCGAATCTCTCAGCGCACTTCCCGGCGAATCTGCTGGCGACGATTCGGCCGAACCCTCGTCGGCGGCGAGCTACCTCGCCGACTCCGGTGCGCGCGGCGGCCCTGGGGCGGGCGTCGGCAGTCCGGGCACAGGCGAGCCGGGCATCCGCAACACCACCGTGCTGCGCGGCGTGAGCTTCAGCGTGCCGCGGGGCAAGCGTGTGGCGCTGGTCGGGCCCTCCGGCGCAGGCAAGAGCACCATTCTCGCGCTCATCGAGCGGTTCTACGACCCGACCTCGGGTGTCATCCGGGTGGGCGGCACCGACATCCGTCAGCTCGACCGCGAGGCCCTTCGCGCCCAGATCGGCTATGTCGAGCAGGACGCGCCCGTGCTGGCCGGGAGCATCCGCTCGAACCTGCTTCTGGCTTCGCCGGCGGCGACCGACGAGGAGTGCGTGGCCGTTCTGACGGCCGTCAACCTGCTCGAGGTGCTCGAGCGGTCGCCCGAGGGCCTGGATGCTGCGGTCGGCGAAGAGGGCGTGATGCTCTCAGGCGGCGAACGCCAGCGCCTGGCCATCGCCCGCGCGCTTCTCGCTGCCCCGCCGATCCTTCTGCTCGACGAGTCGACTTCGAGCCTCGACGGACTCAACGAGCAGATGCTGCGCGAGGCGATCGACGCAGTCGCCGAGAACCGCACGCTGATCGTGATCGCGCACCGGCTGTCGACCGTCGTCGACTCCGACGTGATCATTGTTCTCGACCACGGCTCGGTCGTCGGCGTGGGCACCCACTCGGAGCTCGTCGTCTCGACGCCGTTGTACCGAGAGCTCGCGAAGCGCCAGCTTCTGGTCTAG
- a CDS encoding isochorismatase family protein, with the protein MHKALFIIDVQNDFTEGGALGVEGGAAVAAGIAQLLAGHPDAYDLVIASRDWHDADNDNGGHFAGPEGPDFVDTWPVHCVAGTPGAAYHDDLAGARIDFHVHKGQGEPAYSIYEGTTEEGATVHDLLDQHAVTEIDIVGLATDYCVRASALDAIEHGRKVRVLTDLIAGVAPESSAAALAELAHAGAELVASEAAVGAQE; encoded by the coding sequence ATGCACAAAGCGCTGTTCATCATCGACGTGCAGAACGATTTCACCGAGGGTGGGGCACTGGGAGTAGAGGGGGGTGCCGCCGTGGCGGCGGGCATCGCGCAGCTTCTTGCCGGGCATCCGGATGCCTATGACCTGGTGATCGCCTCACGTGACTGGCACGATGCCGACAATGACAACGGCGGTCACTTCGCAGGGCCCGAGGGGCCGGATTTCGTCGATACCTGGCCCGTGCACTGCGTTGCAGGCACGCCTGGAGCGGCCTACCACGATGATCTGGCTGGTGCACGGATCGACTTCCACGTGCACAAGGGGCAGGGCGAACCGGCCTACTCGATCTACGAGGGAACGACGGAGGAGGGCGCGACGGTGCATGACCTTCTCGACCAGCACGCGGTGACGGAGATCGACATCGTGGGGCTCGCGACCGACTACTGTGTTCGCGCGTCGGCGCTCGATGCGATCGAACACGGCCGCAAGGTTCGTGTACTCACCGACCTGATCGCCGGCGTGGCCCCGGAGTCGAGTGCCGCGGCGCTCGCCGAGCTGGCTCATGCCGGTGCCGAGCTGGTTGCCTCTGAGGCTGCGGTGGGAGCCCAGGAATGA
- a CDS encoding Gfo/Idh/MocA family protein, with protein sequence MARTIRWGILGTGGIASAFATDLLANDLVLSAVGSRSVGGAEEFAAKFGNPTAHGSYEELVSDPDVDAIYVATPHPLHVANTLLALRAGKHVLVEKPFTLNALEAQLIADEAERSKLVVLEAMWTRFLPHMVRIREIIAAGTLGEVHTVLADHDQKLPSDPSHRLNDPALGGGALLDLGIYPVSFAIDVLGLPTRILASATTTSTGVDRQTAIILEHGETGRSVLHCALDSRGPNVATVIGTEARIEIDDTWYAPTTFRVIDPEGTVIESFEHPVVSRGMQYQAVELERLVNAGLRESELLPVSESVAIMGVLDEVRRQIGLVYPGE encoded by the coding sequence ATGGCACGCACGATTCGCTGGGGAATTCTGGGCACGGGTGGGATCGCCTCCGCGTTCGCAACTGACCTTCTCGCAAATGATCTCGTTCTGAGTGCAGTTGGCTCGCGTTCTGTCGGAGGTGCTGAGGAGTTCGCCGCGAAATTCGGGAACCCGACCGCACACGGCAGTTACGAAGAGCTCGTATCCGATCCTGACGTCGACGCGATCTACGTGGCAACCCCGCACCCCCTGCATGTCGCCAACACCCTGCTGGCCCTGCGAGCCGGAAAGCACGTGCTGGTGGAGAAGCCCTTCACCCTCAACGCCCTCGAGGCGCAGCTCATCGCCGACGAAGCCGAACGAAGCAAGCTGGTGGTGCTCGAGGCGATGTGGACGCGGTTCTTGCCGCATATGGTGCGCATCCGCGAGATCATCGCTGCCGGAACCCTCGGCGAGGTGCACACCGTGCTCGCCGACCATGACCAGAAGCTGCCCTCTGACCCCTCCCACCGGCTCAATGATCCCGCTCTGGGCGGTGGAGCGCTGCTTGACCTCGGCATCTACCCGGTGTCGTTCGCCATCGATGTGCTGGGACTGCCGACACGGATTCTCGCATCGGCCACGACGACGTCCACCGGCGTCGACAGGCAGACGGCGATCATCCTCGAGCACGGAGAGACCGGGCGTTCTGTGCTGCACTGTGCCCTCGACTCGCGGGGCCCGAATGTGGCCACTGTCATCGGCACCGAGGCGCGCATCGAGATCGACGACACCTGGTATGCGCCGACGACGTTCCGCGTGATCGACCCGGAGGGTACGGTGATCGAGAGCTTCGAGCATCCGGTTGTCTCGCGGGGAATGCAGTACCAGGCAGTCGAATTGGAGCGCCTCGTGAACGCGGGTCTCAGAGAGAGCGAACTGCTGCCGGTCAGCGAGAGTGTTGCCATCATGGGCGTCCTCGACGAAGTGCGCCGCCAGATCGGTCTGGTCTACCCGGGCGAGTAA
- a CDS encoding helix-turn-helix domain-containing protein, which translates to MRYEMSPVAPKVRGIAAEKGVSQEGIAQILGISRTAVSKRLNARGDFTATELQKLAASFDVKVGAFFGEISA; encoded by the coding sequence ATGAGATACGAAATGTCACCAGTGGCACCCAAGGTGCGAGGGATTGCCGCCGAAAAGGGTGTCTCCCAAGAAGGAATCGCGCAGATACTCGGCATTTCTCGAACCGCCGTATCAAAGCGACTGAATGCACGAGGTGACTTCACTGCCACCGAACTGCAGAAGCTTGCAGCAAGCTTCGACGTCAAGGTTGGCGCGTTCTTCGGGGAGATCAGCGCATGA
- a CDS encoding helix-turn-helix domain-containing protein, whose protein sequence is MERAKRLDALLTAERWSSRNLAKQAGLVHTYVNRRRNGQADITIEDVELFAPYLKMNVTDLFTYIMWGTELPNDPKGVGSTSAFSHAALAQSVERFTRNE, encoded by the coding sequence ATGGAACGCGCCAAGCGCCTCGATGCGCTTCTGACTGCCGAACGATGGTCGTCACGTAACCTCGCCAAGCAGGCCGGACTCGTTCACACCTACGTGAACCGCCGCCGCAACGGACAAGCAGATATCACCATCGAAGACGTCGAGCTCTTCGCCCCATACCTCAAGATGAACGTCACTGACTTGTTCACCTACATCATGTGGGGTACCGAACTACCGAACGACCCGAAGGGTGTAGGCTCGACTTCGGCTTTTAGCCATGCCGCCTTAGCTCAGTCGGTAGAGCGATTCACTCGTAATGAATAG
- the purU gene encoding formyltetrahydrofolate deformylase yields MMPEESPAGGAVHDAPSSQGVFATTATETVPGAGSTAANEDIGRLTIQCADQPGIVAAVAGFLAEHGANIVELGQFSTDSENGEFFQRTVFHREGLAEALPGLSAAFATQVGERFGMTFTLTDAATPKRVAIMVSKYDHCLLELLWRNRRNELDMNVTMVISNHPDLAADVASFGIDFVHIPISRATKAESEARALELLAGKVDLVVMARYMQILSADFLENVGCPVINIHHSFLPAFAGAGPYLKAKERGVKLIGATAHYATATLDEGPIIEQDVVRVSHRDSVAELERRGAEVERSVLARAVQWHCEDRVMTYRNSTTIL; encoded by the coding sequence ATGATGCCCGAAGAGTCGCCCGCTGGCGGCGCAGTGCACGATGCCCCGAGCTCGCAGGGGGTATTTGCCACCACGGCGACAGAGACCGTACCCGGCGCAGGATCGACGGCGGCCAACGAAGACATCGGCCGCCTCACGATCCAGTGCGCAGACCAGCCCGGCATCGTGGCGGCTGTCGCCGGGTTCCTCGCTGAGCACGGTGCGAACATCGTGGAGCTGGGGCAGTTCTCCACCGATTCGGAGAACGGCGAGTTCTTCCAGCGCACGGTCTTCCACCGCGAGGGTCTCGCTGAAGCCCTGCCCGGCCTCAGCGCCGCGTTCGCCACCCAGGTCGGCGAGCGCTTCGGTATGACGTTCACCCTCACCGATGCGGCAACACCCAAGCGCGTCGCGATCATGGTCTCGAAGTACGATCACTGCCTGCTCGAGTTGCTGTGGCGCAACAGGCGCAACGAGCTAGATATGAACGTGACCATGGTCATCTCGAACCACCCCGACCTCGCCGCCGACGTGGCCAGCTTCGGAATCGACTTCGTGCACATTCCCATCAGCCGAGCGACAAAGGCGGAATCCGAAGCGCGCGCTCTCGAGCTGCTGGCGGGCAAAGTCGATCTCGTGGTGATGGCCCGGTACATGCAGATCCTCTCCGCGGACTTCCTCGAGAACGTCGGCTGCCCTGTCATCAACATCCACCACTCGTTCCTGCCGGCGTTCGCCGGTGCCGGGCCGTACCTGAAGGCCAAGGAGCGTGGAGTCAAGCTGATCGGCGCGACCGCACACTACGCGACGGCAACCCTCGACGAAGGCCCCATCATCGAGCAGGACGTGGTTCGGGTCTCGCACCGCGACAGCGTGGCGGAGCTCGAGCGTCGGGGTGCCGAGGTGGAGCGCAGCGTTCTGGCGCGTGCGGTGCAGTGGCATTGTGAAGACCGTGTGATGACATACCGGAATTCGACCACGATTCTGTGA
- a CDS encoding D-alanyl-D-alanine carboxypeptidase/D-alanyl-D-alanine-endopeptidase, with translation MPGHRTPVNARRRGLLVVGAWVAFAALAAGSFATGALVANAQPPAVADALAISSPTPTTPVSTVPVPTRRPQPTAAASPEAVRTCSVGSLAAASGMGTFQGTVRKADTGEILFDRNGATYSRTASVMKVLTSSAALAVLGPDYRVQTSVVAGDTPGTVVLVGGGDVTLASGSSNIYHDASTMGQLAEQVKAAWSADPARAGVPISTIVLDSSLFSGDPWQSSWDRIEQTDGSTAEVTALMVDGDRANPSADTSPRSTDPVSRAGQAFQSALGSIASGAKLVGGVASPGAASLGAVKSAPVSTMVQEALLRSDNTEAEMLARLTAIKLGVGNTFASLQAAIPKALNSSYGLDTSNLVIVDGSGLSNDDAVSALFLTALFDKINAREANLGVILDGLPVADQTGTLSYRFTGANSIVNGKVQAKTGSIDTANTLAGVVHAADGSTLTFAFFSLDSSIDGGRAALDALTVGIYKCGDALANG, from the coding sequence ATGCCCGGCCACCGCACCCCCGTGAACGCTCGTCGTCGTGGGCTCCTGGTCGTCGGCGCGTGGGTGGCCTTTGCGGCGCTGGCGGCCGGCTCCTTCGCCACGGGAGCGCTGGTGGCGAACGCCCAGCCCCCGGCCGTGGCTGATGCTCTCGCAATCAGCTCGCCTACTCCGACCACACCGGTCTCGACCGTTCCGGTGCCGACCAGGCGGCCGCAGCCGACCGCCGCCGCCTCGCCAGAGGCCGTGCGAACCTGCTCGGTCGGCTCGTTGGCGGCCGCCTCGGGCATGGGTACGTTCCAGGGCACCGTGCGCAAGGCCGACACGGGCGAAATCCTGTTCGACCGCAACGGTGCCACCTATTCGCGCACGGCGAGCGTCATGAAGGTACTGACGTCGTCGGCGGCGCTCGCAGTGCTGGGGCCCGATTACCGGGTTCAGACCTCGGTGGTCGCCGGTGACACTCCAGGCACTGTGGTTCTGGTGGGTGGGGGCGATGTGACGCTGGCAAGCGGGTCGTCGAACATCTATCACGACGCCTCGACCATGGGCCAGCTCGCCGAGCAGGTGAAGGCGGCCTGGTCTGCTGACCCGGCGCGTGCGGGGGTGCCGATCTCGACGATCGTGCTCGACAGCTCGCTGTTCAGCGGTGACCCGTGGCAGTCCTCGTGGGACAGGATCGAGCAGACCGACGGTTCGACCGCCGAAGTCACCGCGCTGATGGTCGACGGCGACAGGGCGAATCCGTCTGCCGACACCTCTCCCCGGAGCACGGACCCGGTCAGCCGGGCCGGCCAGGCATTCCAGAGTGCCCTGGGTTCGATCGCGTCAGGGGCGAAACTGGTGGGCGGTGTCGCATCGCCGGGAGCCGCATCGCTCGGGGCGGTGAAGTCAGCGCCGGTCTCGACCATGGTGCAGGAGGCATTGCTCCGCTCCGACAACACCGAGGCAGAGATGCTCGCCAGGCTCACCGCGATCAAGCTGGGTGTGGGCAATACCTTCGCCTCCCTGCAGGCCGCGATCCCGAAAGCGCTCAACTCCTCATATGGGCTCGACACCAGCAACCTCGTCATCGTCGACGGCTCAGGGCTGAGTAACGACGATGCCGTCTCCGCGCTCTTTCTGACCGCACTGTTCGACAAGATCAACGCGAGGGAGGCCAACCTCGGCGTCATTCTCGACGGTCTGCCGGTCGCCGACCAGACCGGCACCCTGTCGTATCGCTTCACCGGCGCGAACTCCATCGTGAACGGCAAGGTGCAGGCGAAGACGGGATCGATCGACACGGCCAACACTCTTGCCGGGGTCGTGCACGCGGCCGACGGGAGCACGCTGACCTTCGCATTCTTCTCTCTCGACAGCTCGATCGACGGGGGCAGGGCGGCTCTTGATGCGTTGACGGTCGGCATCTACAAGTGCGGTGATGCGCTCGCGAATGGATGA
- the folD gene encoding bifunctional methylenetetrahydrofolate dehydrogenase/methenyltetrahydrofolate cyclohydrolase FolD yields the protein MAAGIIDGKAVAARVRATLKDDVAAFFARTGIQPGLATVLVGGDPASEVYVANKRRSTVAAGMADLHQHLPEDTSQEEVEALLRRLAADPQVSGILLQLPVPAHLNAAPLIDLIPFEKDVDGLTTLSVGRLAQQKSGLRPCTPAGVIELLDAYNVPIEGANVVVIGRSELVGRPVAQLLVNRNATVTVAHSRTRNLAEVCRTADVVVAAVGVKGLITAEHIKPGATVIDVGIHRGPEGLSGDVDFGPASEVAGLITPVPGGVGPMTIAMLLVNTLRAAELQYELAR from the coding sequence GTGGCCGCAGGAATCATTGACGGCAAAGCCGTCGCTGCACGCGTTCGCGCGACACTGAAAGACGATGTCGCGGCGTTCTTCGCCAGAACCGGAATCCAGCCCGGGCTCGCTACGGTGCTCGTCGGCGGCGACCCTGCGTCAGAGGTGTACGTCGCCAACAAACGCAGGTCAACCGTCGCTGCGGGTATGGCAGACCTGCACCAGCACCTGCCCGAAGACACGAGCCAGGAGGAGGTCGAGGCGCTGTTGCGTCGGCTCGCCGCCGACCCGCAGGTATCGGGCATCCTGTTGCAGCTGCCGGTTCCGGCGCATCTGAACGCTGCGCCGCTGATCGACCTCATCCCCTTCGAGAAGGATGTCGACGGCCTGACGACGCTGAGTGTCGGTCGGCTCGCCCAGCAGAAATCCGGGCTGCGGCCCTGCACACCGGCGGGTGTCATCGAGCTGCTCGACGCGTACAACGTGCCGATCGAGGGTGCGAACGTCGTTGTCATCGGTCGGTCTGAGCTCGTCGGCCGGCCTGTTGCGCAGCTTCTGGTGAACCGGAACGCGACCGTGACGGTCGCGCACTCCCGCACACGCAACCTGGCCGAGGTGTGCCGCACGGCCGATGTCGTCGTTGCGGCTGTGGGGGTGAAAGGTCTGATCACAGCTGAGCACATCAAGCCCGGCGCGACCGTGATCGACGTGGGAATCCACCGAGGTCCCGAGGGTCTGTCAGGCGACGTGGACTTCGGCCCGGCTTCTGAGGTGGCGGGGCTCATCACGCCCGTTCCCGGCGGTGTGGGGCCGATGACGATCGCGATGCTGCTGGTGAACACCCTGCGTGCCGCCGAGCTGCAGTACGAGCTCGCCAGATAA